A window of Vibrio ishigakensis contains these coding sequences:
- the nhaD gene encoding sodium:proton antiporter NhaD: protein MKYLRTLLFSFLAMCIPQYALAFESHSEQLVAIDSPLAILALVIFFASYLLVIFEEKLHLPKSKPMIFSAGLLWVVAAIVGNQLGVSHETMQIAVTHNLEEFAELFLFLLVAMIYINALEERNIFEALKGYLINRGFNYQQLFWVTSGIAFVLSPVADNLTTALIMGAVVMAVGRDSPKFIAQTCIVIVVAANAGGAFSPFGDITTLMVWQSGHATFFDFFQLFVPSLVNYLIPALIISRYVPKGQPLKQGEFVEVKSGGFLVVGLFLATITLAVTFENLLGLPPYLGMMFGLSLLFLTIYLKKRQLQKGHEDSEFNVFSKLAIPEWDTLLFFFGVMYCVGALGFLGYLTSISQVMYGDWGATAANVTAGAISAIIDNIPVMFAILTMQPDMDHFQWLLITFTAGVGGSLLSVGSAAGVALMGTAKGHYTFMAHLKWTWAIGLGYAGGIITHFLLNS, encoded by the coding sequence ATGAAATATCTTAGAACACTATTATTTAGCTTCTTAGCTATGTGTATACCTCAATATGCGTTAGCCTTTGAATCTCACTCTGAACAACTTGTAGCGATAGATAGTCCGTTAGCTATTTTAGCTTTGGTTATATTCTTTGCTTCTTACCTTTTGGTGATATTTGAAGAGAAACTACACCTTCCAAAATCTAAGCCAATGATCTTTTCAGCGGGTTTGCTGTGGGTTGTGGCTGCTATTGTTGGGAATCAACTAGGAGTAAGCCATGAGACTATGCAAATTGCGGTGACTCATAATCTTGAGGAGTTTGCTGAGCTGTTCTTGTTTCTTCTAGTGGCGATGATTTACATCAATGCGCTAGAAGAGAGGAACATATTTGAAGCATTGAAAGGGTATCTGATTAACCGTGGATTCAATTATCAGCAGCTATTTTGGGTAACCAGTGGTATTGCGTTTGTGCTGTCACCAGTGGCAGATAACCTTACAACAGCTTTGATTATGGGGGCTGTGGTCATGGCGGTTGGCCGTGATAGTCCGAAGTTTATCGCTCAGACTTGTATCGTTATTGTTGTGGCTGCGAATGCGGGTGGCGCTTTCTCTCCATTTGGAGACATTACCACCTTGATGGTGTGGCAGTCCGGACACGCAACGTTTTTTGATTTCTTCCAACTCTTCGTTCCTTCTTTGGTTAATTACCTTATTCCTGCTTTGATCATCTCTCGGTATGTGCCTAAGGGGCAGCCTCTAAAACAAGGTGAGTTTGTAGAGGTTAAAAGCGGAGGGTTTCTGGTGGTAGGCTTGTTTCTAGCAACGATTACGCTAGCAGTGACCTTCGAGAACTTGCTAGGTTTGCCACCATACTTAGGGATGATGTTCGGCTTGTCTTTGCTATTCCTAACCATTTATTTGAAAAAACGTCAGTTGCAAAAGGGGCATGAGGATTCAGAGTTCAATGTGTTTAGTAAACTGGCTATACCAGAGTGGGATACCTTATTGTTTTTCTTCGGCGTGATGTACTGCGTTGGCGCACTGGGTTTCTTGGGATATCTCACCTCCATTTCACAGGTGATGTATGGTGATTGGGGCGCGACTGCGGCTAACGTAACAGCAGGTGCAATATCAGCCATCATCGATAACATCCCCGTTATGTTCGCGATTCTAACCATGCAACCAGACATGGATCACTTCCAGTGGCTATTGATTACCTTTACGGCGGGTGTTGGTGGAAGCTTGCTGTCGGTAGGCTCGGCCGCTGGTGTGGCACTTATGGGCACAGCTAAGGGGCACTACACCTTTATGGCGCACCTAAAGTGGACTTGGGCAATTGGTCTGGGTTACGCAGGGGGAATTATTACCCATTTCTTGTTGAACTCTTAG
- a CDS encoding patatin-like phospholipase family protein codes for MIDRVLKLLFLIGFLSGCATVNQPANTFKDTDFSDKTSIPKVALNPENDVTVILAFSGGGTRAAALSYGVLEELKRTEIEINGEKKRLLDEVDVISSVSGGSFTSAYYGVYGDQIFQDYKEDFLYMNVKDALVSRFLSPSHWLSSWGRTESASQYYQEQLFGDATLGDMQSEHGPRIIINASDITTGLRFSFIQEYFGLICSDAESYPVSKAVAASAAVPVLFEPVVLENLGGCQQDAYEQHLPENVSSLSYQSQQTMREIGEYSDKEKNKYIHLVDGGITDNLGLLAIYDLLELGQIHKFAHFQPSVTPHHVIVISVDASTNPDDSIGFSADVPTIEQTLQSVTDIQLHRYNDATKDLFKKSMERWAEEASSDQVEVVPHFIEVNFQSTANLNKRHLFNQVVTDLSLDDEVVDQIIQEGSGQLRNKPEFRELVVALN; via the coding sequence ATGATTGACCGAGTACTTAAACTACTGTTTTTAATCGGCTTCCTATCAGGCTGTGCAACGGTTAATCAGCCTGCGAATACCTTCAAGGATACCGATTTTTCCGATAAAACATCTATTCCGAAAGTTGCACTGAACCCAGAAAATGACGTTACCGTTATATTGGCATTTTCTGGTGGCGGTACTCGAGCAGCGGCTCTCTCTTATGGAGTATTGGAAGAGCTCAAGCGCACTGAGATAGAGATCAACGGCGAGAAGAAACGCCTGCTGGACGAGGTGGATGTTATTAGCTCGGTCTCGGGTGGCAGTTTTACATCGGCATACTACGGCGTTTATGGAGACCAAATCTTTCAAGACTATAAGGAAGATTTTCTCTACATGAATGTCAAAGATGCATTGGTGTCACGCTTCCTTAGTCCATCGCACTGGCTCTCGAGTTGGGGGCGCACGGAGAGTGCAAGCCAATACTATCAAGAGCAGTTGTTTGGTGATGCGACCTTAGGTGATATGCAGTCAGAGCATGGACCAAGGATCATTATCAATGCATCGGACATCACGACAGGTCTTCGTTTCTCGTTCATTCAAGAGTACTTTGGACTGATCTGCTCAGATGCAGAATCTTATCCTGTGTCAAAGGCCGTCGCTGCCTCTGCGGCTGTGCCTGTGTTGTTTGAACCTGTCGTGCTTGAAAACTTGGGCGGTTGCCAGCAGGACGCGTATGAACAACATCTTCCTGAGAATGTCTCCAGCCTTTCTTATCAGTCGCAGCAAACCATGCGGGAGATAGGCGAGTATTCGGATAAAGAGAAGAACAAGTATATCCATCTAGTGGATGGCGGTATTACAGATAACCTAGGTCTATTGGCCATCTATGATCTGTTGGAGCTTGGTCAGATCCATAAGTTTGCCCACTTTCAGCCCTCAGTGACTCCACATCATGTGATCGTGATTTCTGTAGATGCTTCAACCAACCCTGATGACTCCATTGGTTTCAGCGCTGATGTGCCTACTATTGAGCAAACACTGCAGTCGGTTACAGATATTCAACTTCATAGATATAACGATGCCACCAAAGATCTGTTTAAGAAGTCGATGGAGAGGTGGGCAGAGGAGGCATCATCAGATCAAGTCGAGGTTGTTCCTCATTTTATAGAGGTTAATTTCCAAAGCACTGCCAACTTGAATAAGCGTCATTTGTTTAACCAGGTGGTGACTGATCTTTCGCTAGATGATGAGGTGGTGGATCAAATAATCCAAGAGGGCAGTGGACAGTTACGTAACAAGCCAGAGTTCCGAGAGCTGGTTGTTGCACTGAACTAA
- the gltS gene encoding sodium/glutamate symporter, protein MDFDNNILHMSSFFAVTMGIVVLFIGRRLNQTIGFLKEFSIPEPVSGGILVSVLLALVYALTSVEVTFDLTARDVLLVYFFTTIGINASLKDLLKGGKPLVILLVVTIFFMLMQNVVGISVASAFGLEPVFGLLSGSISLIGGHGTAIAWAPKVADEFGLESAMEIGIASATFGLILASLMGGPIAKFLIKRHSLVASEIDTSKQDEGKKAVEKLTSFDFLDAVLAIHVCIVVGVLLNEAISQTGLQLPLFVSCLFAGIVITNLIPQSYPRITGTKWPTRTAAVDLIADIALGTFLAMSLMSMQLWTLIDLAGPIFAILAMQLLLAVVINIFVVFPAMGKTYDAAVVCAGFGGISLGSTPTAMANMSAVSQKYGYSAQAFIVVPLVCAFFIDLANALIIPYFMGMM, encoded by the coding sequence ATGGATTTCGACAACAACATTCTTCACATGAGCTCCTTTTTTGCCGTGACTATGGGCATAGTGGTGCTTTTTATCGGCCGAAGGCTCAACCAAACCATAGGCTTCTTGAAGGAGTTCAGCATCCCTGAACCAGTATCAGGGGGCATCTTGGTCTCAGTATTGCTAGCGCTGGTATATGCATTGACCTCGGTAGAAGTGACTTTTGATCTGACCGCACGTGACGTGCTCTTGGTGTACTTTTTTACCACTATAGGCATAAACGCAAGCCTGAAAGATCTACTTAAAGGGGGCAAGCCACTTGTCATCCTTCTGGTCGTAACCATCTTCTTCATGTTAATGCAAAATGTGGTGGGAATCTCTGTGGCTTCTGCATTTGGTCTAGAACCAGTGTTTGGTCTACTCAGTGGCAGTATCTCACTGATTGGTGGTCACGGTACCGCTATCGCCTGGGCGCCTAAAGTCGCGGATGAGTTTGGACTCGAAAGTGCAATGGAGATAGGTATTGCTAGTGCCACTTTCGGTCTTATCTTAGCAAGCTTGATGGGTGGACCCATTGCTAAGTTTCTTATTAAGAGACATAGCTTGGTGGCATCTGAAATTGATACCTCTAAGCAAGACGAGGGAAAGAAGGCAGTAGAAAAGCTCACTTCTTTTGATTTCCTTGATGCTGTTCTCGCGATCCATGTGTGTATTGTGGTGGGCGTACTTCTGAATGAAGCAATCAGTCAAACAGGCCTGCAATTGCCTCTGTTTGTCTCATGCTTGTTTGCTGGCATCGTAATTACCAACCTTATTCCGCAATCTTACCCGCGTATTACTGGTACGAAATGGCCAACACGAACTGCTGCGGTGGATCTGATTGCAGATATCGCGTTAGGCACCTTCTTAGCAATGTCGTTAATGAGCATGCAACTTTGGACGCTCATTGATCTTGCAGGACCTATCTTCGCTATTCTAGCGATGCAATTGCTGCTGGCTGTCGTAATTAACATCTTTGTTGTGTTCCCTGCCATGGGTAAAACCTATGATGCAGCGGTTGTGTGTGCGGGTTTTGGTGGTATCTCGCTAGGTTCTACACCAACGGCAATGGCGAATATGTCTGCTGTGAGTCAAAAATACGGCTATTCAGCTCAAGCGTTTATTGTAGTGCCATTAGTGTGTGCTTTCTTTATCGATTTAGCGAACGCACTGATCATCCCTTACTTTATGGGCATGATGTAA
- a CDS encoding efflux transporter outer membrane subunit, which produces MKFNKLTPIVLSMILAGCAVGPDYQAPQSEVGNEFLYSQVEGVDATQQIKQSQWWLAFEDQKLNQLVNEAQTQNIALKIAAERIKAAQAYQRAIESFKVPTVSLQAGATSYQISENDPLAGPLVTPGGLGPQVSALTGGDALIDNQYEFATLSANITWEADVFNRLGYQAESAEIRAQQAEIVKQGMTTLITADVIHNYLQYRGAEQRKELAKETIQSQEQTLELVKSVVKSGYGSEMDLAQARAALSMTKSIVPQLDIAMNVHKQRLAILMGKTSAEMNLLLEGAQPMPNYRGVVPIGMPSEVLQNRPDIALAEREMAAINADVGAAVANKYPKFYLTGSPGVLAGDFSDLFSSDSAAWVAGVGVSWTVFDGGRSDALVELQESRFKTAVLSYEQSVNTAITEVETLLYAYGSSQELEALTHETREQADSTLAKAESLYKAGLVDYMTVLDAQRQQNLVKDREIAANLQSSQVVVGLHKALGGNWEVNPELAKN; this is translated from the coding sequence ATGAAATTTAACAAACTGACGCCAATTGTTTTGTCGATGATTCTAGCCGGTTGCGCAGTGGGCCCTGATTATCAAGCTCCTCAAAGTGAGGTAGGTAATGAGTTCCTATACAGCCAAGTAGAAGGTGTTGATGCCACACAACAGATCAAGCAGTCACAGTGGTGGTTAGCGTTTGAAGATCAGAAGCTAAACCAACTGGTTAATGAGGCGCAAACGCAAAATATCGCTTTGAAAATAGCGGCTGAACGTATCAAGGCGGCACAGGCTTATCAAAGAGCTATCGAGTCATTCAAGGTTCCAACGGTTAGTCTCCAAGCTGGGGCTACTAGCTATCAAATCAGTGAGAACGACCCGCTCGCGGGTCCACTGGTTACTCCTGGTGGATTGGGGCCTCAGGTGAGCGCCCTTACTGGAGGTGATGCTCTGATTGATAACCAATATGAGTTTGCAACATTGAGCGCAAATATCACTTGGGAAGCGGATGTCTTTAATCGCTTGGGTTATCAGGCAGAGTCTGCGGAAATCCGAGCCCAGCAGGCAGAAATTGTGAAGCAGGGCATGACCACATTGATCACCGCAGATGTGATTCACAACTATCTGCAGTATCGCGGAGCAGAGCAGCGCAAGGAACTAGCAAAAGAGACAATTCAGTCTCAAGAGCAGACCCTTGAGCTTGTGAAAAGTGTTGTTAAAAGTGGATATGGCTCAGAGATGGATCTTGCTCAAGCTCGAGCTGCGCTTTCAATGACCAAGTCAATTGTGCCTCAGCTTGATATTGCGATGAATGTGCACAAACAGCGTCTTGCAATCCTTATGGGTAAGACCTCTGCTGAGATGAACCTTCTGCTGGAGGGGGCACAGCCAATGCCAAACTACCGTGGTGTCGTGCCGATCGGTATGCCATCGGAAGTATTGCAAAACCGTCCTGATATCGCTCTAGCTGAGCGTGAAATGGCCGCTATTAACGCAGATGTGGGTGCGGCAGTTGCCAACAAATATCCGAAATTCTACCTGACGGGGAGCCCAGGCGTGCTCGCCGGTGACTTTAGCGACCTGTTTAGCAGCGATTCCGCAGCTTGGGTTGCGGGTGTCGGCGTGAGCTGGACTGTATTTGATGGTGGTCGCTCAGATGCTCTAGTCGAACTGCAGGAAAGCCGCTTTAAGACTGCTGTTCTTTCCTATGAGCAGTCGGTAAATACCGCCATTACTGAAGTAGAAACACTGCTTTATGCCTACGGTTCGAGCCAGGAGTTAGAAGCGCTCACTCATGAAACTCGCGAGCAAGCAGATAGTACTCTGGCAAAAGCTGAGTCTCTCTATAAAGCTGGCTTAGTGGATTATATGACGGTGTTAGATGCACAGCGTCAACAAAACCTAGTCAAAGACCGTGAGATTGCTGCCAACCTTCAATCATCACAAGTCGTTGTTGGCCTACATAAAGCTCTTGGCGGCAACTGGGAAGTTAACCCAGAGCTTGCAAAGAACTAA